A region of the Lepidochelys kempii isolate rLepKem1 chromosome 24, rLepKem1.hap2, whole genome shotgun sequence genome:
TGAGCActggatctgtgtgtgtgtgtgtgtgtgtaacgcTGTATGGGAGACAGGGTGTGAGCCATGGCTGGGGGAGCTCCTGACTACTCCAGTCCTGGCCTCACCCCCTAGGTGGCccgggggtgctggctctggggggcaATGCCCTGTGCTGTCCCGCTGCGCTGGTGCCCTGCACTCACCCAAGTCCTCAATCTTCACCTCGGGCCCCATGGTGAACTGCGGGAGGGTGGGCACCAACTTCTCCCCGGAGTGCGAGGCtgcaggcaggagagagaggagatgGGTCACAGCCCAGGGGGACACCCCGGGAGCTTTCAGgggcccacccccagcccctacaCTAACGAGCCAGGGGAGCCGCTGCCCCTGGGGCCGCCCCCACTCCCGAAACCCCCTCCCAAGAGCCCCTGCTGGGCACGGACACGCTGCCCCTtcacccgcccccacccccctgggcATTCGCACACGCACGTGCAAGGCTGTACTCACTGGAGGCACAGCACACAAACACCTTCATCTTCAGACAGGCCCGGCGGTGATTGTGCGTCGGGGTTGCTGCAAGAGAACGAGGAGCCCTGAGATCAcacctgctcccccaccccgagggcccccccccagccagggcagggggctgctgcCCCCAGGGGGAGCCTGGCAGGGCTTTAGGGAGGCTGCCGGGGTGCCACGGGGCCACACCGCAGCTGTGGATTCGCTCCCACCCTCAGGGGCCGCCCCCCCggtgccctggggctgcaggctgaggctggggagggagcGCTGAATAACATGCAGACCCCGTTGCTTTGCAGAGGCAGCTCTGGGCTTGCGGCTGCCCAGGGGACCCCCCTGCCCTGTGGGCTGCAgggccggccccggccccggccccccgcccgAGCCCGGCCCCACGTACAGACGTAGTAGTACTCCTGGCCGGCGTGGAACTCGTAGCCCAGCGAGAAGGCACTGTAGCGCTGGAACTTCTCGGAGAACTTGATGGGGCTGTGGGGCGCGTGGGGGCGGTTGCACTCCCAGCGCTTGAAGCCCCGGCTGGTGTTGCAGGCGTGGTAGCCCTCCGCGTTCACCATGTAGAGCACGTACTGCTCCGTCCTGCGCACGGGCACCGAGCCATTGTAGTGCGGGCAGTAGATGTCCAGGTAGTCGTTGACGTTCACCTGCACCGTGTAGCCCTCCCGGTGCAGGCTGGGGGGAGAGCGTCAGCGTCAGGGGGCGGGCAGGACCCCTCAGGACCCCCACCCTGCcatactgccccccccccagggcccctgGCCTCGCTTCCAGGTGCGCcgccctgggccctgccccacacctgcaGGGAAGGGACCCTCAGCCACATCCCTGTGCCCCCCGCCCGCAGTCTGTACAAACCACCTCCGCCCAGACAGACCTCAGACGGGGGGCAGTGAcccagctgggaactgcagctgcccagACCCCTGGCTTTGCACAAGGCCCCAGGGGTTTCTCCCAGGCCAGGGCTTCGCCCTTCCCGTGTCCGGGCCTGGCCACAGGGCAGGGTGGAGAAGGGGGGGGCCTGCATGGGGGCCATTTTCCCAGCTGCCACGGGAGGCAGCACCGATCCTCACATTCATGGAGCTGAGAaacgcccccccagccccccccaagcAAAGGGGGGGCAGCGGCTCgggcccctgcctgcccctccagACACTGAATCACAATCAGCCTCAAAACTACCATGAGCCGTCTGAGCGGGGACTCAGGAGAGGGGCTgcgggctgggattgaggggcaccggcagagctgtcgAGGGGAGCCGGGGTCGGAATCGAGGGGCACCGGCAGCCAGAGACTGGCGGGGGTTGAGTTTGTacaatccctccctgcccccctgcatcGGCTCTGACAGCAGAAGACCAAGGTCTCGGTGAGGCTCCCCCCACACTAAAGCAGCTACCAGGCCACTCCCCCAGGCAAATCcacacacagcccccctcccgcccccaccagACCGACAGGGGCTGCCTCCGTGGTGCCCCGGCTACCGGGGTCTCGCTGCAGGCTGCCCCGGAAGAGAGATTAACGCGGCCCAGCACCACGTGAGGGAGGGACGCTGGGCACCGGTGCCAGAAGTGATCCCCTCCCCCAATGCCATGACCTCCCAGGCCCCCCAGTCCTTTGCACAGACCCCACAGTGCAGGCTCCATCCAGCCCCCCgtctcccagcccccgcccaggCTGGAGGGTCCTCAGCCCCCTGCAGCAGGTGCCGAGGGATGGGAATGGAGCTGGGCTCTCTGGGGAGGAGGTTCTGTCTGTGCCCAGGGGACACCCCCAGGCAGCATCTGCCCACCTAGTCATGGGCAGGGGTATCAAAGCCCCCCAAAGCCCCTGGCCcatccagccccagctcagtGTCCCCCAGCAGGCaccgctgcccccacccctgcccctgcctggggctgccccCTCCATTTACCCTGGAGCCCAGTCTATGGATGACGGAGGAATGACACCCTCTGTTCCCAGCTCCCCACTACTTGGGGTGTCTGTTGGGCCGTACAGGCCTCGTGCCTGGGGCTAACTGATGCGGCCAGGAGCCAGGCCTGGAGGTGCCTTGCATCACTACTGAACAGAACCAAACCAAGCCCGAACAGAATGCAAAGCAGGGAACATAAAGGGACGTTAGCCCACCGGGCTACACCCCAgacctctcctgccctcccccagcacctccactCCCAAGAGCTGGTGAGGCGTGGAGGGTGGcccccggctgccagcccccactCTGGAGTGCAGcacggtgcgggggggggggtgtttcccgGGCCCTGCCACACGCCACGGCTCAGAGAAAGGATTTTTCACCCTGTTCCAGCTAATCCTGTTACTGTGTTAATCCCGTAAAGGGTGGCCCTGCGGGAGCCTCATTTACATCGATTACAGCGGCAATCCCCTCAGATCCACTCAGGAGAGACTCCGGCACTCCTAATCCAGGCCTGACTGAAACCCCGGCCGGTGATAATCCTCCCAGCCAACCCGCTGACCCGCCACAGGCGATGCGAGGTGCCGGCTCCGCACACCGACGGGAGCCATGGCACTGGGCTCAGGCCACGATCCcgctccctgctctgggctgaGCGGGGGCCAGACGGCTGGAACCCCGCAGTCCTGCAGCGCATGCTGGCTGAGTCCCGGCAGGAGCCTGGGAGCACGGCCAATGGGGCCGAGGGCCGGTTCATTTACACCACGGCCCTGACTGCCCTGGGGCCCATCTGGGGACACTGGAGCATTTGCTGcttgcctccccctgccccccacccgctCACTCCCATCCCGCGCTCTGTCCCGGCTGCATCCAAGTCCCAAACAGAGCCAGGCCGTGCAATGGAATTTCAAATCCACCCGTCACGGCTCCGCATCTCTCTGACAGGCACTGACCCCCAGTACACGGCAATCTGCTCCTGCAGGCTGGCGCATGGCCGGGCACCACCCGGCCCAGCTGAGAGTAGGGGCTGCCAGAAATGGGGCAAGGATAGAGGGGACCGAGTCCACAAAGCCCAGATCCTGGGGGGCACAGATGCCCCCATCCTCAATGCTGCCCCACGGAGCAGGGCCCTGCTCCAGGGCTTGGATTGCTGGTGAGGCTTCCTGGCCAGGCGAGGAGATGCTGGCACAACCCCCACGCTCTCCCCATTCCAAGCAGCTCCTTCGCGTCCTGCCCAGGCTATGCCCCCCGGTACCGCCAGAATTACGTCTCATCCCACCCAGCACCGGGCCCCCCGCAGCTCACAGGGACTCTGACCATCGGCCCAAGCCGGTGTCTAGCTCAGGGCAGCTCCTGGGTTCTTCACCACCCCGGCGTGGGATCGCTCTAGCCCTGGCTCTTATCGCAGCGCCTCCCACTCTGTCTCTGTCGCCCTGCTAGCGAGATGGCTGGAAAGGAACGGGAATATTCTAGGCAGCACTGGGCACAAAGCAGGGTGTGTCCAGCCGGCCAGCGTCTAGCCGTGTGTCCCTGCTCTGCACATGCAAGCAGGGGGCCAGGCTGGCTGTTCCTGGAGGTGTTGCCAGGTGGCGTGCCCAGCGTATGGTCAGAGCCCTACCCTTGGTTCACCCATTGTGTCCCCACCCCTCCAttccctgctcctgctgctccccGGGCGCACGGAGCAGAGAGGAGTGGGACACCGGAGCTGTCAATCTGGCTGCTGCAAACGGCCCCCGGGTCCCTGCAAGCCTCCCCCTCCGCCCTCCCACTTCGTCCCAGGAGCCACGGTGCATCCACCGCCTACCCCACGCGGAGCCGTGCAGGGCCAGGGCTCCCCATTCCCCAGCTCCGCTCTGCCCTGCCATGGAGACGGGGGTGCAGGGCTTTGCTCAGCCTGGACGGCCAGCCCCGCTGCACATGCTTCCAGCCCCTCTCACTTCACTCTCCTCCCGCGGCCAAGGCCTGCCATCTGGAGGCgcaggctggctgcaggcagggcactgagcccagcagcacccaggggttCCATGCttctgccagcccctgcccaggtCCCCGTGCCCCACTGAGAGATGGGGAGAACCCTCCACGCAGCTT
Encoded here:
- the EFNA3 gene encoding ephrin-A3 — protein: MAARLAALLSLLPLLLLSQGPAGTVCNRHAVHWNSSNPHLHREGYTVQVNVNDYLDIYCPHYNGSVPVRRTEQYVLYMVNAEGYHACNTSRGFKRWECNRPHAPHSPIKFSEKFQRYSAFSLGYEFHAGQEYYYVSTPTHNHRRACLKMKVFVCCASTSHSGEKLVPTLPQFTMGPEVKIEDLDNFNPENPKLEKSISGTSPKREHLPLAVAAAFFLMSLLAS